The genomic interval TTTAAAAATCGCTTTTCCTTCTTTCAAAGAATACTCTGGTGATTGCTTGTTCCTCCCATGAAAACCGTATAGAAACAACAGAAAAAGCTCCAGAATAGGAGCTTTTTTGTCAGGTTCATTTCGCTGTGATTACTGCGCAGTATAACCGCCATCGACAACAACAGCCTGTCCTGTCACGCCCTGCGTTCTTTTGCTCGCCAGAAAAACAGCGTAGTCAGCTACTTCCTGCACACTCAATAAACGTTTTTGTGGAACCAACGGGTAGATGACCTCTTCCATTACCTTTTCCAATGGTACATTTCGCGTCGTAGCCAGATCAGCCAATTGATTTTGAACCAGCGGCGTGTCTACATACCCTGGGCAAATCGCATTGACTGTAATACCATCAGCTGCCCCTTCCAGAGCCGCTACCTTGGTCAGTCCGATCACACCATGCTTAGCACTATTGTAAGCAGCCTTGCCGGCAAAACCAATCAAGCCGTTGATCGAAGCCATATTGAGGATACGACCGTAGCCCTGCTGCTTCATGATCGGGAAAGCATGCTTGATCGCTACGAAGGGTGCCGTCAGCATGATGCTGATCATGCGTTCGAATCTTGCAGTAGGAAAGTCTTCGATCGGCGAAACGAATTGCAACCCGGCATTGTTTACGAGAATGTCCAGTCTGCCAAAGAGCTCCACTGTTTTTTGGATGCTCTCCTGCACCTGGTCTTCGTTGGTTACGTCACATGCTAGACTGAGAACCTCATGGCCTTCGCCCTGCAATCGGGAAGCAGCTGCAGCAGCTGCTTCCCGATTGAGGTCCAGAATCATCACTTTGGCACCTTCCTCAGCGAAGGTCCGGGCTATTTCTAGCCCGATCCCGCTCGCTGCACCTGTAACTAAAGCCACTTGTTGTTGTAATAGTTTCTCCATCTCTCTATCTCCTCTCCTGTCTCTCGTGACTGAACTGCAAGCTGTTTATACGAAGATGGAAACGGCAAACGCCAGGATAAATACAGTAGCCGTCTTTAAAACGGTGATGGCGAAAATATCTTTATAGGACTGACGATGCGTCAAGCCAGTAATCGCCAAGAGCGTGATAACTGCACCGTTGTGCGGCAAGGTGTCCATACCGCCAGAAGCCATCGATGCGATGCGGTGCAACAGCTCAGGGCTGATTTCCGCTGCATTCGCCATCTCCAGATACTGCTTACCCGCTACCTCCAGAGCGATAGACATACCGCCCGAAGCAGAACCAGTCACACCAGCCAAGACATTTACAGCAACAGCCTCCGATACCAGCGGATGACTGCTCGCCCCCGTGATCCAGCCTTGGATCAATTTGAAACCAGGCAATGTTTTGACAACGTTTCCAAATCCCACTTCAGAAGCGGTGTTGAAGATCGCCAGCAAAGAACCCATAGCAGCAGCAGTCAAGCCACTCGCCAATTTGTTTTTCACTTGGTTCACATTAATCAGCAAGGCAGCGATGATTCCCAAGCTCAAGGAAATGATCAAAGCCCAAGAAGAAACAACGTTTTTCACTTTTTCGATTTTGAAAGACTCTTTCAGCATGCCAGCATCGTACCA from Brevibacillus choshinensis carries:
- a CDS encoding 3-hydroxybutyrate dehydrogenase translates to MEKLLQQQVALVTGAASGIGLEIARTFAEEGAKVMILDLNREAAAAAASRLQGEGHEVLSLACDVTNEDQVQESIQKTVELFGRLDILVNNAGLQFVSPIEDFPTARFERMISIMLTAPFVAIKHAFPIMKQQGYGRILNMASINGLIGFAGKAAYNSAKHGVIGLTKVAALEGAADGITVNAICPGYVDTPLVQNQLADLATTRNVPLEKVMEEVIYPLVPQKRLLSVQEVADYAVFLASKRTQGVTGQAVVVDGGYTAQ